A stretch of Natronococcus sp. CG52 DNA encodes these proteins:
- a CDS encoding MFS transporter — MRRRVAERKKAYGLVTVATLSYTCLMFVWFSLPAYLSTIIAELGLSGTQAGVVAGAVPLTYIPLALFSGLAVDRIGPGRSLAIGVVVYGLAQVGRSVATGFPSLLAFTLLIGVGATAVTFGLPKLVSVLFSADRTGLPSSIYLVGASAGTAAVFTIGRPTLGPWLGGWRPLFLWSGVVAVGYGLAWLLVALRLGIDERAAANDEEERVGEDESESALESVRRDLRLILTHRELQFVVVVGTMYLLASHGIQGWLPTVLESRGFSSDRAGQTTGLFVAAYAVGIFVVPALADRYGARPTALMICGGVFCVGVTGMLAAETLGVVLFGSVVVAGIGVGGLSPLIRAIPPALEGIGARLTGTAVGFIFAVGEIGGFLGPVLVGTLHDATGSYVPGMGLIATAGIVVVLAGGALRRIAA, encoded by the coding sequence ATGCGTAGACGTGTCGCCGAGCGAAAAAAGGCGTACGGGCTGGTCACCGTCGCGACGCTCAGCTACACCTGTCTGATGTTCGTCTGGTTCTCGCTGCCGGCATACCTCTCGACGATCATCGCGGAACTCGGCCTGTCGGGGACGCAGGCCGGCGTGGTCGCGGGGGCGGTGCCGCTGACCTACATCCCGCTCGCGCTGTTCTCGGGGCTCGCAGTGGATCGGATCGGCCCCGGTCGGAGCCTCGCGATCGGCGTAGTGGTGTACGGCCTCGCGCAGGTCGGTCGGAGCGTCGCGACCGGATTTCCGTCGCTGCTCGCGTTCACGCTCCTGATCGGCGTCGGCGCGACCGCCGTCACGTTCGGGCTACCGAAGCTCGTCTCGGTGCTCTTTTCGGCGGATCGGACCGGGCTCCCGTCCTCGATCTACCTGGTCGGCGCGTCGGCCGGAACGGCGGCCGTCTTCACGATCGGCAGACCGACGCTCGGTCCGTGGCTCGGCGGCTGGCGGCCGCTCTTCCTCTGGAGCGGAGTCGTCGCGGTCGGCTACGGCCTCGCCTGGCTTCTCGTCGCACTGCGGCTGGGGATAGACGAGCGGGCCGCAGCAAACGACGAGGAGGAGAGAGTGGGCGAGGACGAGTCTGAATCAGCGCTCGAGTCGGTTCGACGGGATCTTCGGCTGATCCTTACCCACCGAGAGCTCCAGTTCGTGGTCGTCGTCGGCACGATGTACCTGCTGGCGAGCCACGGGATCCAGGGCTGGCTTCCGACGGTGCTCGAGTCGCGCGGGTTCTCGTCCGACCGCGCGGGCCAGACGACGGGGCTATTCGTCGCCGCCTACGCCGTCGGCATCTTCGTCGTCCCCGCGCTCGCCGACCGGTACGGGGCGCGACCGACCGCCCTGATGATCTGCGGCGGCGTGTTCTGCGTCGGGGTGACGGGAATGCTGGCCGCGGAGACGCTCGGGGTCGTGCTGTTCGGGAGCGTCGTCGTCGCCGGAATCGGCGTCGGCGGACTCTCGCCGCTGATCCGGGCGATTCCGCCCGCACTCGAGGGGATCGGCGCGCGGCTGACCGGGACCGCCGTCGGGTTCATTTTCGCGGTCGGCGAGATCGGCGGCTTTCTCGGTCCGGTCCTCGTCGGGACCCTGCACGACGCGACGGGGTCGTACGTTCCGGGAATGGGACTGATCGCGACGGCGGGAATCGTCGTGGTACTCGCCGGCGGTGCGCTGCGTCGGATCGCCGCGTAA
- a CDS encoding universal stress protein encodes MAIVAAVDGSAGSTAVLDEAATLANRFDEPLHAVFVYERSEHSHLAYQHLEEREPDSEVQVEKIAHDVIDEAAEPVTDEYEVVGRRGEPAEEILEYADQVDARYVVIGGRSRSPVGKALFGSVTQSVLLEADRPVVAVMEKQ; translated from the coding sequence ATGGCTATCGTTGCAGCGGTCGACGGTTCTGCGGGATCGACGGCCGTACTTGACGAGGCGGCAACGCTCGCGAATCGCTTCGACGAGCCGCTTCACGCCGTGTTCGTGTACGAACGATCGGAGCACAGTCACCTCGCGTATCAGCACCTCGAGGAGCGAGAACCCGACTCGGAGGTTCAGGTAGAGAAGATCGCTCACGACGTGATCGACGAGGCGGCCGAACCCGTCACCGACGAGTACGAGGTGGTCGGCCGTCGAGGCGAACCTGCAGAAGAGATCCTCGAGTACGCGGACCAGGTCGACGCTCGGTACGTGGTTATCGGCGGTCGCTCCCGGTCGCCGGTCGGAAAGGCGCTGTTCGGAAGCGTCACGCAGTCGGTGCTCCTCGAGGCGGACAGACCGGTCGTCGCCGTTATGGAGAAGCAGTGA
- a CDS encoding DegT/DnrJ/EryC1/StrS family aminotransferase — protein sequence MTAEYPIATGGTFPEKEWVLTEIERMLDGDARLTMGDHCSAFEREFAAYVGREHGIVTNSCTSALETVFRTLDVRGEEVIVPPQTFAANASSVLSTGGELRFADIEPSDHNISLESVEELISDDTAAVVVVHFAGNVCERTPELRALCEERDALLIEDCSHAHGASIDGKPAGSMGHVACFSFYATKVMTAGEGGMILTDDEAFAREAAAIRNRGLDPETDDSRFEFLGSNYRLSEFAAVLGRSQLEHVDAFVDHRNEIARVYDDALSELADQGIARPVSPPSAVRSSYWRYPVALEPDRDRTRIREFLERDGITIDWAYHPPLHRQPFVTERYDTDGIVPNAEAAMNRHICLPIHRDLSVEDAEYVGERAVRAIRTAESATVNR from the coding sequence ATGACTGCGGAGTACCCGATCGCGACGGGCGGCACGTTCCCCGAAAAGGAGTGGGTGCTGACGGAGATCGAGCGGATGCTCGACGGCGACGCGCGGCTGACGATGGGCGATCACTGCTCGGCGTTCGAGCGAGAGTTCGCCGCGTACGTCGGCCGAGAGCACGGCATCGTGACGAACTCGTGTACGTCGGCTCTCGAGACGGTCTTCCGGACGCTCGACGTCCGCGGCGAGGAGGTGATCGTCCCGCCCCAGACGTTCGCCGCGAACGCCTCGTCGGTGCTGTCGACGGGCGGCGAACTTCGGTTCGCGGACATCGAGCCCTCCGATCACAACATCTCGCTCGAGTCGGTCGAGGAGCTGATCAGCGACGACACGGCCGCCGTCGTCGTCGTTCACTTCGCCGGCAACGTCTGCGAGCGAACGCCGGAACTGCGGGCGCTCTGCGAGGAACGCGACGCCCTCCTGATCGAGGACTGTTCGCACGCCCACGGCGCCTCGATCGACGGCAAACCGGCCGGAAGCATGGGTCACGTGGCGTGTTTCTCGTTCTACGCGACCAAGGTCATGACGGCGGGAGAGGGCGGGATGATACTGACCGACGACGAGGCGTTCGCCAGGGAGGCGGCGGCGATCCGGAACCGAGGGCTCGACCCGGAAACCGACGATTCGCGGTTCGAGTTCCTCGGCAGCAACTACCGGCTCTCCGAGTTCGCGGCCGTGCTCGGCCGCAGCCAGCTCGAGCACGTCGACGCCTTCGTCGACCACCGCAACGAGATCGCCCGAGTCTACGACGACGCCCTCTCGGAGCTCGCCGATCAGGGGATCGCCCGTCCCGTCTCGCCGCCGTCGGCCGTCCGCTCGAGTTACTGGCGGTACCCCGTCGCGCTCGAACCGGACCGAGACCGAACCCGAATTCGGGAGTTCCTCGAGCGGGACGGGATCACGATCGACTGGGCCTACCATCCGCCCCTGCACCGTCAGCCGTTCGTGACCGAGCGGTACGACACCGACGGCATCGTTCCGAACGCGGAGGCGGCGATGAATCGGCACATCTGCCTGCCCATCCACAGAGACCTGTCGGTCGAGGACGCGGAGTACGTCGGCGAGCGGGCCGTCCGCGCGATCCGCACGGCGGAGTCCGCGACGGTGAACCGGTAA
- a CDS encoding aminotransferase family protein, whose translation MANDRLDAGGVIQHWYAAAADPITIVEGDDATVYDDEETAYLDFLSQLYCCNAGHSNRHIVSAIAEQADRIPYVSSAKHNDTRSRLAADLAEIAPGSLSDVFFAISGSEANETAVQIARTVQDAPTILTRWQSYHGGTYGSGALTGDPGTRKTLERRAATTGVGKFLPPLPGAFDAETPEELAEQAANHVEFVLRNEGPDSVAAIVTEPIGGTSGAYPAPPGYFERIREICDEYDVLLISDEVITGFGRCGEWFGIETEDVQPDLLTFAKGVTSAYAPLAGVIADAWIGEEIRGGSYDLGQTFAGHPVACAAGEAAIDVYRDDLIDQGRQVAPHLESRLRDLEERFDVVDTARGRGLLWSVVFADPKTGEPFVHPWVDDKADNPVADVRSEAQDRGALFGSGRPDVQIIVAPPLCVTREEIDEAIDALEASIEAVFEDE comes from the coding sequence ATGGCAAACGACCGATTGGATGCGGGTGGGGTCATCCAGCACTGGTACGCCGCCGCCGCCGATCCGATCACGATCGTGGAGGGCGACGACGCGACAGTCTACGACGACGAAGAGACCGCGTATCTCGACTTCCTCTCGCAACTGTACTGCTGTAACGCCGGCCACAGCAACCGGCACATCGTCTCGGCTATCGCGGAGCAGGCGGATCGCATCCCGTACGTCTCCTCCGCGAAGCACAACGATACCCGTTCTCGACTCGCCGCCGATCTCGCGGAGATCGCGCCGGGCTCGCTCTCCGACGTGTTCTTCGCCATCTCCGGCAGCGAAGCCAACGAGACGGCAGTCCAGATCGCGCGGACGGTGCAGGACGCCCCGACGATACTCACCCGCTGGCAGTCGTACCACGGCGGGACGTACGGCTCGGGCGCGCTCACCGGCGATCCGGGGACGCGAAAGACGCTCGAGCGACGCGCGGCGACGACCGGCGTCGGGAAGTTCCTCCCGCCGCTCCCGGGTGCCTTCGACGCCGAGACGCCGGAGGAACTCGCGGAGCAGGCCGCGAACCACGTGGAGTTCGTCCTCCGGAACGAGGGTCCCGACTCCGTGGCCGCCATCGTGACCGAACCGATCGGCGGGACCAGCGGCGCGTACCCCGCCCCGCCGGGCTACTTCGAGCGGATCCGCGAGATCTGCGACGAGTACGACGTGCTGTTGATCTCCGACGAGGTGATCACCGGCTTCGGTCGGTGCGGCGAGTGGTTCGGCATCGAGACCGAGGACGTCCAGCCCGATCTGCTGACCTTCGCCAAGGGCGTGACGAGCGCGTACGCCCCGCTCGCCGGCGTGATCGCGGACGCCTGGATCGGCGAGGAGATCCGCGGCGGCTCCTACGACCTCGGGCAGACGTTCGCCGGCCACCCGGTCGCGTGCGCCGCGGGCGAGGCCGCGATCGACGTCTATCGGGACGACCTCATCGACCAGGGGCGGCAGGTCGCCCCACACCTGGAATCGCGGCTGCGAGACCTCGAGGAGCGGTTCGACGTCGTCGACACCGCCCGCGGACGCGGCCTCCTGTGGAGCGTCGTCTTCGCCGATCCGAAGACGGGCGAACCGTTCGTCCACCCGTGGGTGGACGACAAGGCGGACAACCCCGTCGCCGACGTTCGCTCCGAAGCCCAGGACCGCGGCGCGCTCTTCGGCAGCGGTCGGCCCGACGTCCAGATCATCGTGGCACCGCCGCTGTGCGTCACCCGTGAGGAGATCGACGAGGCGATCGACGCGCTCGAGGCGTCGATCGAAGCCGTCTTCGAAGACGAGTAG
- a CDS encoding lipase maturation factor family protein — MWHGEEFWLVRFFFQRGLALLYLLAFLVAAFQFRPLAGEDGLLPLEWYVDGASFRERPSLFYLFPSDRLIGIAAWTGVGLSALALLAVPYQLPDASATPASMALWAALWLLYLSFVNAGQLFYGYGWESMLLETGFLAIFLGAGSVSPPVVVLLLLQWLLFRNMFGAGLIKIRGDECWRDLRCMDYHYETQPIPNPVSWFAHHRSNRFHRTETLGNHVFELASPFLYFAPQPASALAGLATIGFQGWLMVTGNFAWLNALTIVLAVATFSDGVLEAALPITAPATTATPIYLEAAAILVAVLVLALSIRPVRNMLSERQLMNTAFDPLHLVNTYGAFGSVTRDRYEIVIQGTSDERVTDETEWKPYRFEGKPTDPERRPPQVAPYHLRLDWQLWFAAMSPTPRRHPWFLRLLRRLLEEDEATRSLLAEDPFAGTDESPEHVRAVRYRYRFTTPEERAETGDWWDRERVGTYVSPASLEEMRLREPRA, encoded by the coding sequence ATGTGGCACGGCGAGGAGTTCTGGCTCGTTCGCTTCTTCTTCCAGCGGGGGCTCGCCCTGCTGTATTTGCTCGCGTTTCTCGTCGCCGCCTTCCAGTTCCGACCGCTGGCCGGCGAGGACGGGCTATTGCCGCTCGAGTGGTACGTCGACGGCGCCTCGTTCAGGGAGCGGCCGAGTCTGTTCTATCTGTTCCCGAGCGATCGGCTGATCGGGATCGCGGCCTGGACCGGCGTCGGACTCTCCGCGCTGGCGTTGCTGGCGGTTCCGTACCAGCTTCCGGACGCCTCCGCGACGCCGGCGTCGATGGCGCTCTGGGCCGCGCTCTGGCTGCTCTACCTCTCGTTCGTGAACGCCGGACAGCTCTTCTACGGCTACGGATGGGAGTCGATGCTGCTCGAGACGGGCTTTCTGGCGATCTTCCTCGGCGCCGGCAGCGTCTCCCCGCCGGTCGTCGTCCTCCTGTTGCTCCAGTGGCTGCTCTTCCGGAACATGTTCGGTGCGGGGCTGATCAAGATCCGCGGCGACGAGTGCTGGCGCGACCTGCGCTGTATGGACTACCACTACGAGACCCAGCCGATCCCGAACCCGGTGAGCTGGTTCGCCCACCACCGCTCGAATCGGTTCCACCGGACCGAGACGCTCGGCAACCACGTTTTCGAACTCGCGAGTCCGTTTCTCTACTTCGCCCCCCAGCCCGCGTCGGCGCTGGCCGGCCTCGCGACGATCGGGTTCCAGGGCTGGCTGATGGTCACCGGGAACTTCGCCTGGCTGAACGCGCTGACCATCGTGCTGGCGGTCGCCACGTTCAGCGACGGCGTTCTCGAGGCCGCCCTGCCGATCACCGCCCCGGCGACCACTGCGACGCCGATCTACCTCGAGGCCGCGGCGATCCTCGTCGCCGTCCTCGTCCTCGCGTTGAGCATCCGGCCGGTCCGAAACATGCTCTCCGAACGGCAGCTGATGAACACCGCCTTCGACCCGCTGCACCTCGTCAACACCTACGGCGCGTTCGGCTCGGTGACCAGGGATCGCTACGAGATCGTGATCCAGGGGACGAGCGACGAGCGAGTCACCGACGAGACGGAGTGGAAACCGTACCGGTTCGAGGGGAAGCCGACGGATCCGGAGCGGCGACCGCCCCAGGTCGCCCCCTACCACCTGCGGCTGGACTGGCAGCTGTGGTTCGCCGCCATGTCGCCGACGCCGCGCCGTCACCCGTGGTTCCTGCGACTGTTACGACGGCTGCTCGAGGAAGACGAGGCCACGCGCTCGCTGCTGGCCGAGGACCCCTTCGCGGGGACCGACGAGTCGCCCGAACACGTCCGTGCGGTCCGCTACCGGTACCGGTTTACGACACCCGAGGAACGCGCGGAGACGGGTGACTGGTGGGACAGGGAACGCGTCGGCACGTACGTCAGTCCGGCGTCCCTCGAGGAGATGCGCCTCCGCGAGCCTCGAGCGTAA
- a CDS encoding DCC1-like thiol-disulfide oxidoreductase family protein, whose product MSEPTLVFDDDCGFCTWWAEFFDDRTDVRIVGFSDLTPELRERLPEHYEECSHLVTDEAVYSCGASIEEGLTRLEGDGGVTRETVDFFRNFEDYERLREHGYRWVADNRDFWGQFLSKTPPVRRE is encoded by the coding sequence ATGTCCGAACCGACGCTCGTCTTCGACGACGACTGCGGCTTCTGTACGTGGTGGGCCGAGTTCTTCGACGACCGGACGGACGTCCGCATCGTCGGCTTCAGCGACCTCACGCCCGAACTGCGCGAGCGACTGCCCGAGCACTACGAGGAGTGCTCGCACCTGGTGACCGACGAGGCGGTCTACTCCTGTGGCGCGTCGATCGAGGAGGGGCTCACCCGGCTCGAGGGCGACGGGGGCGTGACTCGAGAGACGGTCGACTTCTTTCGGAACTTCGAGGACTACGAGCGACTCCGCGAGCACGGCTACCGCTGGGTCGCGGACAACCGCGACTTCTGGGGGCAGTTCCTCTCGAAGACGCCGCCGGTTCGGCGGGAGTGA
- a CDS encoding response regulator — protein MTASGDVVLVEDNPGDVRLIQEAFGESEGDHTLHVATTADDALELLNERARDPDKSAPDLVLLDLNLPGKDGYDVLETIRDDAALRRLPVIVLTSSKATDDIVRCYRAQANAYLTKPIETSKLVSMVHAIERFWFDHASLPPESAEPS, from the coding sequence ATGACGGCCTCGGGTGACGTGGTACTCGTCGAGGATAATCCCGGTGACGTCCGCCTCATTCAGGAAGCGTTCGGCGAGTCCGAGGGCGACCACACGCTTCACGTCGCGACGACCGCCGACGACGCGCTGGAGTTGTTGAACGAGCGAGCGCGGGATCCGGATAAGTCCGCGCCGGATCTCGTCCTCCTGGACCTGAATCTGCCCGGTAAGGACGGCTACGACGTGCTCGAGACGATCAGAGACGACGCGGCGCTCCGGCGGCTGCCGGTCATCGTCCTCACGAGTTCGAAGGCCACCGACGACATCGTGCGGTGTTATCGCGCGCAGGCCAACGCCTACCTGACGAAACCGATCGAGACCAGCAAACTCGTCTCCATGGTGCACGCGATCGAACGCTTCTGGTTCGACCACGCGAGCCTGCCGCCGGAGTCCGCGGAGCCGTCGTAG
- a CDS encoding HpcH/HpaI aldolase family protein, with product MSSSPRSNALRRTLETDDVALGVLESTYSPALVELYGDLGLDFVWIDLEHAGPSPWDGDRTENLLRAADVTDTELLVRLPEPDPGMVRKALDAGVRNLFVSRIETGEQARRAVEASRFRYDGAAGKRGFANPRASRWGTAEEYVKTEDEEVVVGVTIENETAIDNLEEILAVPELGFVFAGPLDLAVALDHPGEPTHEDVQAAVETIREAALEADVPLGGLGFGMDDVNEKADAGYQILNLGSTTGALQSAVTSWFDDYGGER from the coding sequence ATGTCTTCGTCACCGCGATCGAACGCGCTTCGCCGAACGCTCGAGACCGACGACGTCGCGCTGGGCGTCCTCGAGAGCACCTACAGTCCCGCGCTCGTCGAACTCTACGGCGACCTCGGGCTGGACTTCGTCTGGATCGACCTCGAGCACGCCGGCCCGAGTCCGTGGGACGGCGACCGCACGGAGAACCTCCTCCGTGCGGCGGACGTGACCGACACGGAACTGCTCGTTCGACTGCCGGAACCCGATCCGGGCATGGTTCGGAAGGCGCTCGACGCGGGCGTCCGGAACCTGTTCGTCTCCCGGATCGAGACGGGAGAACAGGCTCGACGGGCGGTCGAAGCGTCGCGGTTCCGGTACGACGGAGCGGCCGGAAAGCGCGGGTTCGCCAACCCCCGCGCGAGTCGGTGGGGGACGGCCGAGGAGTACGTCAAGACGGAGGACGAGGAGGTCGTCGTCGGGGTGACGATCGAGAACGAGACGGCGATCGACAACCTCGAGGAGATCCTCGCGGTGCCCGAACTGGGGTTCGTCTTCGCCGGACCGCTCGATCTCGCGGTCGCTCTCGACCACCCCGGCGAACCGACTCACGAGGACGTTCAGGCGGCAGTCGAGACGATTCGGGAGGCGGCTCTCGAGGCCGACGTTCCCCTCGGCGGACTGGGATTCGGGATGGACGACGTCAACGAGAAAGCCGACGCGGGATACCAGATACTGAACCTCGGAAGTACTACCGGTGCGTTACAGAGCGCGGTCACGTCGTGGTTCGACGACTACGGCGGGGAGCGGTAG
- a CDS encoding cupin domain-containing protein, translated as MERVSIDDLESEPYDEAYQSDRRVLSDALNTAHLAVTRYALEPGERFSGSVHAHADQEEVFVVLEGEATFETRAGEVAVEEDEVIRFAPGEFQSGRNAADETLVALALGAPRETDDIRIDRIPVLDDRNVSCPECERDSMRIPTDGRSGLVCQVCDATLEVE; from the coding sequence ATGGAGCGAGTCTCGATCGACGACCTCGAGTCCGAACCGTACGACGAGGCGTACCAGTCGGATCGGCGCGTGCTGTCGGACGCCCTGAACACGGCCCACCTCGCGGTCACGCGCTACGCGCTCGAACCGGGCGAACGATTCAGCGGCTCCGTTCACGCGCACGCGGATCAGGAGGAAGTGTTCGTCGTCCTCGAGGGGGAGGCGACGTTCGAGACGAGGGCGGGAGAGGTCGCCGTCGAGGAGGACGAGGTTATCAGGTTCGCCCCCGGCGAGTTCCAGTCCGGGCGAAACGCCGCCGACGAGACGCTCGTCGCCCTGGCGCTGGGTGCGCCCCGCGAGACCGACGATATCCGGATCGACCGGATTCCGGTACTCGACGACAGGAACGTCTCGTGCCCGGAGTGCGAACGCGACAGCATGCGGATTCCGACCGACGGACGATCGGGTCTGGTCTGTCAGGTGTGCGATGCGACGCTGGAAGTCGAGTGA